CTGGGGCAAAACCCGGGCTGGAAGACCAAATAAACGATTGAGAACCTGAAAAACGAAGATTATGAAACGAATATATCAGCTTATGCTGCTGGCTGCAGGATGTGTGCTGCTGGCTGCGGCATGCAGCGACGACGATGACAGCTATCTGGTACGCGAGACCGATTCGATCCGCTTTGCCAGCTGCCTGGCTTCGTCCCGGGAGATCACGCTTCGCTGCGAAGGGAGTTGGCGGACGGTCGTGCCCGAAGATGCACAATGGCTCTCGACCTCGCCGTCGGAAGGCATTGGCAGCGGACAGTTCGAGTGGATCACAGTTTCCGCTACCCATAACCGCTCCGCCGAGCGTACCGCCACCATCTATCTCGAAAACGGGGGCAAGCAATATCCGATCACCGTCACGCAGGCCGACGGGGCCGTTGTCTACGGCACGCCTTACGTCGAGGGCAACCTCATCGAACAGGAACCCTCGAAGGCGCGTCTTTGCTTCACCTATGCCAATGCCTACGGCGACGAGACGATTGCCGTGAGCTGTACGCCGGGTGGCGATTCGCAGGGACTTACGGTCGCCGGAACTTCTGTCTCCCTGGTCAACGGCGGCGCGACCGTCGCCCTCGATATTGCGGGTACGCCCACCACGCCGGGATATGCGGTCTTTACCGTTTCGGTCGACGGTACCGAGATCGGCTCGGCGCGTGCCAAGGTCTACGCCATGAGCGAAATGCCGATCGAAGGACTTCCCGTGAAATGGGAGTTCTGTCCTGTGAAAGGCAGTACCGAGGATGTCAATGCCCTGAAAGCCAGGCAACCCGACTGGGTGACGTCGGCGCACAGCCTCGTTTCGGAGGACGGCAGGGCCTATATCACGGTCGTCGAGGCCGCCGGCAAGACGGCTGCGGCCGTCAACGGCTGGGCTTACAACGACGGGCATGCCTACCTGAAGGGGCTTTATGTCGGCGATTACTGGCTGCAAAAGATTCCCGTGAAATACCTCGTTCCCGGCACGATGCTCAACTGTACGGGCAGCATCGGCGGTTCGGGCTCCTCGGCGGGTTTCTTCCTGATCGAATACTCGGCCGACGGGCAGACCTGGCTTCGGGCCGATGGTGCGAAGACCGGAACCTTCAACAATACCGAGGTGACTTACCACGTCCGCGCTTACGACAGCCCGCTTTTCGAGGGTGAGAATACCGGATATTTCTCGTATGATTTCCCTGTGGACGTCACGATCAATTCGGGTACGCTCTGGGTGCGCTACCGGGTTGCGGCCAACGTGCGTATCACCGCCAATAACACGATCACGACGGGCGGCGGCGGATCCACACGCCTTAAGGGCACCTTCTCGGTGTCGGTCGTCGACGGGGAGTCGAACTAAACCAATGATGGATACCATGAAAAAATACCTCACTTTGCTGTTGCTCGCCGTCGTTTCGGTCGCAACGGGCGCCGGATGCTCTTCGAATGACAAGCCGGTGCAGATCACGTCGCTCAAACTCAATGAAAAAGACCTGGAACTAACCGTCGGGGAAAGTTTCAGGCTGGTCGCCACGACCCGTCCTGCCGATGCCGGGGCGACGATCAGATGGACTTCCTCGGACGAGAGTGTCGCTACGGTCGATCAGGCCGGGCTGGTGACGCTCCGCGCCTTCGGCACGGCGGTTATCACGGCCCGTTACCGCAGCTATTCGGCGCGTTGTACCGTAGCTACGTTGCAGGAGCCGCCGCTCGACCCTTCGGCGGCGCTCGGGGCACCTTTGTCCGACGATATCGTTTATAGTAAGAATGTGGTGCTGTATGCCCCGCGCCGTATCATGCAGGGCTTCGATCTGACCGACGGCGGCGAAATCTACTATTCGCAGATCAGTTCCGACGGGACTTCGGTCATCGTCTGCCGGGCTGCCGGGCCGGGGCAGGATGCCCGGGCCGAATATATGACCCTCAAGTATTTCGGCCACGGCACGCAGATCGTCGCCGAGGAGGCTTCCGACGGCAAGACCTATATCTGGCTCAACAGCAACGCTTCGGTCGACAGCAGCGGTGAATACGGCGACAACTGGTCTGTGTCGCGTGTGGAATTCGTGCCGGGTGCACTCTCCGAAGCCGGCTATGCAGGCGAAACATTCTTCCTCAACAAGGACGGGCAGTACGACCAGCAGGTCGCCATCGACTTCCCGGCCCGCCGGCTGCTGGTCGGTTCGCGCAAGTCCGGGGTGCGTTATTTTTGGATTTTCGACCTCGACGAGGCGCTGGCTCTGCCGCTCAAGACGATGACGGCGACGGTGACGGTCGGTTCGGCCGGCAGCGACCCCGTAACCCGTGAGATTCGGGCCCGAGACCTGAACGACTGCCGTGTTTTGGGCAGTTTCTCGGTGCCGGCCGGGTCGGACAAGGAGAACGACGTTTACTCCTATTCCCACCAGGGGCACGAGGTCGCCGGTAACTACGTTTATTTTTACGAGGGGAACGCCGTCGAAACGGGTGCGGATTCCTTCGCGTCGAAAGCCTATGTCACGGTATTCAATTACAGCGGCAAGATCGTCGTGCCGCGTACCGAGGTGGCGGCCGTCGCCGATGCCGCAGGGCTCGCCGCTGCAGGGCTTACCACGACGGGGTATGCCGAGGGCGAGAGCCTGAAAGTCCGCGACGGGAAACTCTATCTGGGTGTCGCCTGCCGCGACGGCTCTTCGAGCAACCGCCGGGCCAATATCCTGGTCTACGATTGCGTACAGGCCGAATAACGACCCGATACCATGAAATGCCGAAGCCGGGGAGCGTTCCCCGGCTTCGCTGTTCTATGTTGTTAGGCCGCTCGCCCGTTTCGCCCGCACAGCCCGCACAGCCCGGACGGACGGATGCCCGGCGTTTCCCGCCCGTTTCCCATTTCCGGGAGTCCCGGTTCCCCTATATCCCGAGGTGCTCTTCGAGCGTATGGCGCAGGTGGTCGCTGTCGAGGTGCGTATAGATCTCGGTGGTGAGGATGCTTTCATGCCCGAGCATCTCCTGTACCTGCCGGATGCTGGCGCCCCCTTCGAGCAGGTGCGTGGCAAACGAGTGCCGGAACGTATGCGGGCTGATGTGTTTGTCGATGCCGGCGCGTTGGGCGGCCTGCTTCAGGATCGTGAAGACCATCACGCGCGTAAGTTGCCCGCCCCGGTTGTTGAGGAATACGACCTCTTCGCCCGAACGTGCGCTGCGGCGCTCTTCGAGATAGCGCTGTATCTTGTCGCGTGCGACGGTGCTGATCGGCACCAGCCGCTGCTTGTCGCCCTTGCCGATGACACGGATGTAGCCCTCCCCGAAAAAGAGGTCGGAGAGCCGCAGCGAGGTGAGCTCCGAGACGCGTAGCCCGCACGAATAGAGCACTTCGAGCATGGCGCTGTCGCGTATACCCTTGGTCGTACGCATGTCCACGGTGGCGATGATGCGGTCGATCTCTGCGGTGGTGAGGATGTCGGGCAGGTGCCGCCCGAATTTCGGCGTGTCGACGAATTCGGCGGGCGACGCTTCGATCTGGTCGCTTATGAGCAGGAAATTGAAGAAGCTGCGGATGCCGCACAGGCAGCGGGCCTGCGAGGTCTTTTCGCGGCCGCGCTCGAAAAGCCAGCCCATGTAGCGTTCGATCATCGTCCGCTCGACCTTGCGGGGCGCCACGTCGTATTGGCGCAGGATGAAATGGGCGAATTGGCGCAGGTCGCGCATATACGATTCGACGGTATTTTCCGAGAGGCGTTTTTCGAGTTTGATATAAGTCCGGTAACGACGTCCCGTCTCTTCCCACTTTTTCGTGTTTTCTGCCATCCTTTTCCTGCCTTATTTCCGAGATTATCGTTAACTTTGTACGGGCGAAGATACGTAAATTTTACATAATATGAACTATATATCCTTGAATATTGCCTTTTCGGACGCCATGCAGGCCGAGATCCTGACCGCCGAGCTGGCCGACTATCCCTTCGAGAGCTTCGAGGCCGATGCGGGGACGCTCAAGGCCTATATCCCGCAGGAGCAGCTGGCCGACTGCAAGGGCGAGGTCGATGCCTTGCTGGCGCGTTACGGCGTGCAGGGACGTTATATCGCTATCGAAACGCAGAACTGGAACGCCGTCTGGGAGAGCAATTTCCCGCCCGTCGACGTTGAGGGGCGCCTGTTGATCCGTGCGCCTTTCCATGAGCCTGCCCCCGCAGGGGTGATGGAGGTGGTCGTCATGCCCAAGATGTCGTTCGGCACGGGGCACCACGCGACCACCTGGCTCGTGTCGCGTGCCGTACTCGACCTGGGCGTCGCAGGCCGTCGCGGGCTCGATATGGGCAGCGGTACGGGTGTGCTGTCGATCGTCGCCGCCAAATGCGGTGCTGTCCATGTCGATGCGGTCGACATCGACGACTGGGCCGACGCCAACTGCCGCGAGAACATCGCTTCGAACGGCGTCGCCGACCGCATCGAACCGATGCTGGGCGACGTGCGCCGCATCGCCGGACGGCATTACGGCTTTATCCTGGCCAATATCAACCGCAATATCCTCACGGCCGATATGCCGGCCTATGCCGCAGCGCTGGAGCCGGGCGGCGACCTGGTGATGAGCGGCTTCCTGGAACAGGACGTCCCGGCGATTGTCGCCTGTGCCGGGGAACTGGGCCTGCGCCCGGTGGCGACCGCTGCCAGGGACGGGTGGATGATGGTTCACGTGCGCAAAGGGTAGGTGAAGACGTACAAAGGGCGCGGAGTCGTTCTCCATACGCTCAAATACGGCGACTCGTCGATGGTCGTCTATCTGCTGACCGACACCGGGGGGCGCCGCAGCTACATGGTACAGGGCGTCCGCAGCCGCAACGGGCGGGGCTCGAAGCTGGCACTTTTCCAGCCGATGTTCCCGGTCGAGTTCGAAGGGCTCGAATCGTCGCGTCAGCAGATGCACCGTTTCAAGGAGGTGCAGGGCGGCTTCGTACTGCAAAGCCTGCCGTTCGACGTGCGCAAATCGACCATGGCGCTCTTCATGGCAGAGGTTTTGTACCGCCTCGTCAGGGAATACGACGAACCCAACCAGGCGCTTTTCGATTTTGTATGGAACAGCGTCGGGGCGCTCGATTCGATGGACGAGGGGGTGGCCAATTTCCACCTCTGGTTCTTGGCCAACCTGAGCCGTTTCCTGGGTTTTTGCCCGGGCAACGACTACTCGGCCGACGATTGGTTCGATATCCGTGAGGGACTTTATACCAAAACGCGGCCGCAGCACGTTAGTTTTATGACACAGGAATGCACACGTATCCTGCGCGATATGATGGAGTGCGACGTACGTTGCCTGGCCGAAATCGGTCTCAACCGTACGCAGCGCGTCGAGTTCCTCAATGCCGTGCTGGTCTATTTCGGCTACCATCTCGACGCCATCAGCGCGGTGCAGTCGGTGCGGATTCTGCGGGAAGTGTTCTGAGGGAATTGTAATTTTGGAGAGACCAAATAAAAGATAGGAGGGATAGTTATGAAAAGGATGTTTATTCTGGCGGCCGCCCTGCTTGCGGCCCTTGCGATTTCGGCGCAGGAACCCAATAAGTTCGGGCTGAAAAAGCCCGATTCGCCCCGTTCGGGGAAGTATGAGCTTCCCGATTCGCTTCGTAATAAGTTCGAGCTTCCCGACTCGCTGGCGCATTTGTCGCCCTGGAAACCCGATTACCGTGCCGAGGGCCGGATGAAGGTCAAACCCTCGGTTACGATGACTTCGGTGGTGGTGATCCATAAGGAGAACCTGCCCTCACGCGTCACTGTGATCGACAACAATACATTGCGGCTGGGACGGCATTTCACCATCTCGAACGGCCAGGCCTGGAACAACGGTTCCTTCCCCGATGCGTTCCTCGATGCGCGGACGATCTCGGTGCCACTGCCGCGGTAGGGTATTGCTGTCCCGTTCCTGTGGAGTGCCGTTCCCGGCCGGGCATTGTTTTGGCGGGGGCTGTCCCCCGCTGGATCCCGTGACCCGGAAGTTCGCCGGGACGGAATACGGCGCATTACGCGCGTCTATCCGAACAGGAGCGTGAAGGTCACCCGGTTGTCCGTGTTGGCCGTCAGGCGCAGCGAGCCGTTGTGCAGCTGCATGATGCGGCGCGAGACGCTCAGGCCGATGCCCGATCCGTCGGGTTTGGTCGTGAAGAAAGGTGTAAAGATATTTTCGGTTACTTCGGCGGGGATCGCCCCGCCGTTGTTGCTTATTTCGATGACCACGTTTTCCTGCGGGTCTATGCGCGACGTGATTTCGATGCAGGCGTCCCGCCGTGTCCCTACCGCTTCGCGGGCGTTCTTGAGCAGGTTCACCACCACTTGTCCGACCAGCATCTGGTCGGCATAGATCATCGTGTCCGCCGGCTCGACGTCGAGCCGGATGCGGATGCCCTCCGTAGCGATCAGTGTCATGGCGTGCTCCAGCAGTTCCCGCACCTCGAAGGGTGCTTTCTGGGGCGCCGGGATCTTCGTGAACCTGCGGAAATTCTCAACGAAGGCCATCAGCCGCCGGCTCGTGGCCGAGATCGTATCCAGCCCGTGCGCCACATCGGCATTCATCGTCCGGTCGATATGCAGCAGCGTGTCGCTCAGGGAGGTGATCGGCGCGAGCGAGTTCATAATTTCATGCGTCAGGATGCGCGTCAGCTTGCTCCACGATTCGATCTGCATCTCGCTCAGCTCGCTGTTGATGTCGCTCACGACCACCACGCGCAGCCGGCGTTTTTCGAGTACGATCTGCGAACATCCCAGCGACAGGCCCATTTCGCCCGTTTCGGTCACGCACGACACATGGTGCTTTTCGCCCGGGCGGATCGTCGTCAGTACCCGGTATGCTTCGGGAGCGGGCAGTTCCAGTTGCTGGATGTGGGTCAAGCGCGGCAGCCCGAAGATGCGCAGCGCCTCGCCGTTTGCCTGGTAGACGCTCCCCGCGTCGTTGATGGTGATAAGCCCTGTGCGTGCGTACTCCATGATCAGCTGGTAGTAGCGTTCCCGCTCTTCGGCGCGTACCTTGGCGCGCACCAGGATCTCCTTGATACGGTTCAGGGCGGCGTTGAGCATGCCGTTGTCCACTTTCGACGGGTCTTCATGGAAGCGGAACGTGAAGTCGTCGTTGTCGATGGCGTTGAACATGAAGGTTACACGGCGTATCGAATCGCTGTAAAGCCCTATGAGGCGGTATGCCGCGATCCCGATCACCGGGACGAGCAGGATCGCCAGCGGGTACCATGACCCCGTTACCACCCATCCGAGTGCTCCCGAAGCGGCGATGAGCAACGCCGTGTACCCGATTACGGGGCCGTAGGCTATTCCTTCGCGTTTCATAACCCGTAACGTTTGATTTTGTTGTAGAGTGTCTGGCGTGTGATGCCCAGCTGCCGCGCCACCTCGGTCAGGTTGCCTGCGTAACGCGCCATCGCCTGCCCGATCATGCCGCGCTCCATCTCTTCGAGCGTCGAGAATGCCGGGGCCTGCACTGCGGCCGGAGCCGGCCGCAGCAGCAGTGTGGCGGGGGTGATCCGCCTTCCGTCGCTCATGATGACGGCTTTTTCGACGGTATGCTGCAACTCGCGGATGTTACCCGCCCAGGGGTATTCGTCCATTTCGCGCACCGCCGCCTGGTCGAAACCCTCGATCGGTTTGTTGTACTTCGTGGCGTAGCGTTTCAGGAACATTTCCGCCAGCGGCAGGATGTCTTCGCGGCGCTGCCGCAGGGGCGGCAGGTCTATGTGGATCGTGTTGATGCGGTAGAGCAGGTCTTCGCGAAACTCCCCCCCCCGCGCTACCATCCCGAACAGGTCGCGGTTCGTGGCGCAGATGAGACGGATGTCCACCGCTACGGGCGTGTTGCTGCCCACGCGGAAGATACGCCCGCCCTGGATGGCCGTCAGCAGTTTCGATTGCAGGTGGGGCGGCAGGTTGCCGATCTCGTCGAGGAAAAGCGTGCCGTGGTCGGCGACCTCGAATTTCCCGGCGCGGTCGGCCCGGGCGTCGGTGAAGGCTCCCTTGACATGGCCGAACAGTTCGCTCTCGAAGAGCGTTTCGGGTACGGCTCCCATATCTACCGAAACCATCAGTTCGCCGCTGCGCGCCGAGCGGTTGTGTATCTCGCGTGCCAGCATCTCCTTGCCGGTGCCGTTCTCCCCCGTGATCAGGATGTTGGCGTCCGTGGCCGCAACCTTCTCCACGATTTCGCGGATGCGCGCCATGGCGGGGCTTTCGCCCCAGAACATCGGCTGCTCCGAGGCCAGCTCGCGCTTGATCTCCTTGAGCTGCTTCACCTCGCGAGCCGACCGCGCCAGGTTGTAGGCGTTGCGCAGCGAAGCCACCAGCCGGTCGTTGTCCCACGGTTTGACGACGAAGTCCACCGCACCGTCGCGCATTGCCCTCACGGCCAGGTCGATATCGGCGTACGCCGTGAAGAGCACGACTTTGATATCCGGCCTGCGGGCGTGGATCTCGCTCAGCCAGTAGATGCCTTCGTTGCCGGTGTTGATGCCCGCCGTGAAATTCATGTCGAGCAGTATCACGTCGATCTGTTCCTCGCGCAGGGTCGTCGCCAGCCGGTTGGGGGTGGGGAGGGTCAGCACCCGTGCGAAATATTTTTCCAGCAGCAGGCGCAACGCCGCCAGGATGCTGCGGTTGTCGTCCACGATCAGTAACGTTCCCTCTTTTGCCATGGTCATTCCGGATTGTTTTGCGGTAAAATTAGCGTTAAAATCGTGAAATCGTCCCTTCGTGTCCACAAAATTTACAAGGGTGTAAAATTTTTTTACACTTTGTCCGTTGTATGTGTGATATAATATTTTGTAATACAGTTATTTAGTTTCTTTGGCACGGGGTTGGCTCCGAAATGTCCCGAACGAACAATACCCGCTAATCAAGGATGAAACGACTGTTATTACTCCTCATTCTGTCAATTTTTTGGACACTCGCTGGGACGCAGATATCCCTGCCCGCCGCCTCTGTGCAGCCGGATGCTGCGCCCGTTGCTCCCGTGGGGGCTTCGGCCGCAGATACTGCGGCAACGCAAACCGTCATCGTCGCGGATCCCGCCGTGGATTCCCTGTCCGACCCCGCCCCGAATGCGGCCGAGCCCGTCGTGCGTATGACCCTCGACGAGTGCATGGCCTATGCCGTCGAACACAGTCCCGTAGTACGGCAGCAGGATTACACCAACCGCAACTACCGCCAGGACTATATCGAATCCGTGGCGGCGCTCGTGCCCTCGGTCAGCGGCTCGGTCAGCGCCACGACCAGTTTCGGCCGCTCGGTCGACCCCGAGACCAATACCTATACCGACGTTTCGAACCTTTCCAACAACTACGGCGTTTCGGGGCAAATGCCCGTTTTCGCCGGCTTTACGGGGATCAATACCATCCGTGCCGCGAAGGTGATGCGCCTGATGGGTGTCGAGGAGTTGCAGCGGGTCAAGGACGAAGTGGCGCTCAATACCATGCAAGCCTATTTCGACGTCGTATATTACACCGAAAGCGTGCGCCTCGCCCGCGAACAGCTGGAAACCAGCACCGGCAACCTCGCCAAGAGCCGCAAGCTGCTCGAACTGGGGCTCAAGAGCGCCGCCGACGTGGCCGAGCAGGAGGCACAGTGCGCTTCGGACGACTACCTGCTGACGCAGCAGGAAAACAACCTCGAACTGGCCAGGATCACGCTTGCCGAAACGATGAATTATCCGCCCGACCGCCCCCTGGGGATCGAGACGGATCTCGCCATCGAAACCCCGGCCGGCACGGCGCCCTTCTCCGATGTGGTCGCCTATGCCCTCGACAACAATCCCAAGGCCCGCAGCGCCGGTTATAACGTGCGGCAGTCGAAACTCCAGTATTCGGTCGCCCGGGGCGGCTTTTTCCCGTCGGTCTATGTCGGCGGCGGATACTCGACCAATTTCTTCATGAGCCTCGACGACCATTCGTTGTACGAGCCGTTTAAGAACCAGTTCCGTGATAACCGCGGTTACTATTTTTCCGCCCAGCTCAACATCCCCATTTTCGGGGGGCTTTCGCGCCGCACGAGGACGAACCGCGCCCGCAACAACTGGCGGATCGCCGAGCAGCAGCGCGATCAGACGTTGCGTGCCCTGCAAAGCGAAATCGCCCAGAACTACCAGCAGATGCTCGGCTACGGCAAGGAGTTCGTGCAGGCCAGCAAAAAAAGCGCGGCCTCCGAGCTGGCCTACAACGCCGTCGCCGGCAAGTACGACCGGGGCATGGTTTCGGCGCTCGACCTTCAGACCGCCGCCAACAACCTGTTGCAGGCCCGCTCCGAACGGTTGCGTGCCCGGTTGCAATACATTATCAAAACGCGCCTGGTCGAGTATTACAACGGTGCGCCCCTGATCCGCTAACGAAAAACAGAAAATAACATGGACATCCGTATCGAAAAGAAAAAGGGCATCCGCGCCCTGTTTACCAAAAAAGGCATCCCCTATCTGGCCGGGGCGCTGTTCCTGGTCTTCGTGTTGTGGCTCCTGTTGCGCGACAACTCCTCGACGCTGCGCGTCGATGCCCGTACGATTTCCGTCGGGCAGGTCGTGAGCGGTGAATTCAACGACTACATCCGCGTCACCGGGCAGGTGCAGCCCATCACCACCGTGCAGCTCAGTCCCCTCGAAGCGGGCATCGTCGAGCGGCTTGTGGTCGAGGAGGGTACCTCCGTCAAAAAGGGCGACGTGCTGGTCGTGCTGAGCAACACGTCGCTCACGCTCGAAATCCTGAACAGCGAGGCCGAGCTGGCCGAAAAGCAGAACATCCTGCGCAATACGCTGATCTCGATGGAGCAGGAGAAACTCTCGCTGCGGCAGGACAAGGCGCAGCTGGATCTCGACGTGTCGCGCAAGAAGCGGGCCTGGCAGCAGAACGAGGAGCTTTACAGGAACGCCCTGATCGCCCGCGAGGAGTGGTTGCAGTCGAAGGAGGACTACGAACTGGCCGAAAAGAAACGCGAGCTGAACATCGAGCGGCAGGTGCAGGATTCGCTCTACCGTTCGGTGCAGATCGAGCAGATGGAGGAGAACCTCGACAACATGAAGCGCAACATGCAGCTCATCCGCGAGCGCATCGGCAACCTCAACGTCAAGTCGCCGATCGACGGCGAAGTCGGCCTACTGGACATCGTGCTCGGGCAGTCGGTCTCCACGGGGCAGAAGATCGGGCAGATCAACGACTTGTCGGACTACAAGGTCGAGGCACAGATCGACGAGAGCTACATCGACCGTGTGCGTGCCGGTCTCGAAGCCACCTTCGACCGTCAGGGCACCGACTACAAGGTGCGCCTGCGCAAAGTCTATCCCGAGGTGCGCAGCGGCCAGTTCCGAGCCGACTTCACCTTCCTGGGCGACCATCCCGAGAACATACGCAGCGGCCAGACCTACTACCTGCATCTCGAACTGGGGCAGCCTACCGAGGCGGTCATCATCCCCCGCGGGTCGTTCTACCAGACCACGGGCGGCGCATGGATTTATGTCCTTGCGCCCGAGGGCGACAAGGCTTACAAACGCCCCATCCGCATCGGCCGCCAGAACCCGCAGTATTACGAGGTGCTCGACGGGCTGGAGCCGGGCGAGCGGGTCATCGTTTCGGGCTATGAGAATTACGGCTCGAACGACGTGCTGATCCTCAATAAATAATTTTCCGCTGAAATTTCTCCGCACCCGTCAAAACCGAATAATATGTTCCGTCAACTCAATTTCCGCTCGTTTTTCAACTTCCTGGGGCGCAACAAGCTCTATGCGGCCATCAATATCTTCGGGTTGTCCGTCTCGCTGATGTTCGTGATCCTGATCGCCGACTACACCCTTCGGCAACTTACGTGCGACGACTACCACGCCAAGGCCGACCGCATTTATGTCATCGGCAACGAGGAGTGCATTACGAGCGGTTATTACCTGCAGAAATACCTGCGCGACCGTTATCCCGAGATCGAATCGACCTGCGCCGTCGCAGTGTCGGGACAGTCCACCGATGCCATGCAGCCCGTCGAGGCCGGACAGGGGAAATATTCGGCGACGATCCTCTTCGCCGATACGACTTTTTTCCGGATATTCGATTTCGAACTGCTGGAGGGCGACCGGGAGCAAGCCCTCGCCTCGCGCGACAACGTGGTGCTTTCCGAGTCGTTCGCCCGCAAGGTTTTCGGCACGTTCAACCCGATGGGGCAGGTGATCCGCTTCCCCGACGAGGAGAAGTCGTACGTTGTGAGCGGCGTGGTGCGGGATATCGACCGCTCGGTGATTCCCAATATGGACATCATCATGCGGGCCGAGCGCCTCTGCGATATCAATTCGGCCAATGACGAGCGTATGAGTAATTCCGGTGCCGTGACGACTTTCATCCTGGCGCGTCCCGGTGCCGACCTGACGGCCAAGATACCCGATATGCTTGATTATTTCAAAGAGATATACTGGATCTACAAGGGCAATGTCTATCAGCATGTGACCCTTACGCCTTTGCGCGATGTCTATTTTTTATCCCAGAATAATGATGGGGGGTTCAACTACGGCAGTTGGCCCTTCGTGATGATCCTTTTCGGTGTGGGCGCCGTCATCCTGCTCTTCGCCGTGATGAATTATATCAACCTGACGGTTGCCCAGACCGGGTTTCGCGCCAAGGAGATGGCCGCCCGCCGGCTGCTGGGCGCCTCGCGCGGCGAAATCATCCTCAAACTGATCCTCGAATCGACATTCCTGTGTGTCGTGGCGTTCGTCATCGCGCTTTTCCTGGCAGCCGCGGTGGAGCCCGGCGCTTCGCGGCTGCTGGGGTCGAAAATCGGTGTCTGGCAGGATATGACGCCTGCCGTCGTGGCTTGCTATGCCGCGTTTATCGTGGTGCTGGGCGTCGTTGCGGGCTTTATCCCGGCGATGATGGTGTCGCGCTACAAACCCGTGGACATCGTCCGGGGATCGTTCCGCCACCGCACCAAGATGTTTTACAGCAAGGTGCTTATCACGATCCAGAACGTCATCACCATTGTCCTGATCGCCACCTCGCTGACCATCGGCCTGCAGATCCGCCACCTGATTTCGGCGCCGATGGGGTACAAT
This Alistipes onderdonkii DNA region includes the following protein-coding sequences:
- a CDS encoding TolC family protein, with the protein product MKRLLLLLILSIFWTLAGTQISLPAASVQPDAAPVAPVGASAADTAATQTVIVADPAVDSLSDPAPNAAEPVVRMTLDECMAYAVEHSPVVRQQDYTNRNYRQDYIESVAALVPSVSGSVSATTSFGRSVDPETNTYTDVSNLSNNYGVSGQMPVFAGFTGINTIRAAKVMRLMGVEELQRVKDEVALNTMQAYFDVVYYTESVRLAREQLETSTGNLAKSRKLLELGLKSAADVAEQEAQCASDDYLLTQQENNLELARITLAETMNYPPDRPLGIETDLAIETPAGTAPFSDVVAYALDNNPKARSAGYNVRQSKLQYSVARGGFFPSVYVGGGYSTNFFMSLDDHSLYEPFKNQFRDNRGYYFSAQLNIPIFGGLSRRTRTNRARNNWRIAEQQRDQTLRALQSEIAQNYQQMLGYGKEFVQASKKSAASELAYNAVAGKYDRGMVSALDLQTAANNLLQARSERLRARLQYIIKTRLVEYYNGAPLIR
- a CDS encoding efflux RND transporter periplasmic adaptor subunit, with the protein product MDIRIEKKKGIRALFTKKGIPYLAGALFLVFVLWLLLRDNSSTLRVDARTISVGQVVSGEFNDYIRVTGQVQPITTVQLSPLEAGIVERLVVEEGTSVKKGDVLVVLSNTSLTLEILNSEAELAEKQNILRNTLISMEQEKLSLRQDKAQLDLDVSRKKRAWQQNEELYRNALIAREEWLQSKEDYELAEKKRELNIERQVQDSLYRSVQIEQMEENLDNMKRNMQLIRERIGNLNVKSPIDGEVGLLDIVLGQSVSTGQKIGQINDLSDYKVEAQIDESYIDRVRAGLEATFDRQGTDYKVRLRKVYPEVRSGQFRADFTFLGDHPENIRSGQTYYLHLELGQPTEAVIIPRGSFYQTTGGAWIYVLAPEGDKAYKRPIRIGRQNPQYYEVLDGLEPGERVIVSGYENYGSNDVLILNK
- a CDS encoding ABC transporter permease; the protein is MFRQLNFRSFFNFLGRNKLYAAINIFGLSVSLMFVILIADYTLRQLTCDDYHAKADRIYVIGNEECITSGYYLQKYLRDRYPEIESTCAVAVSGQSTDAMQPVEAGQGKYSATILFADTTFFRIFDFELLEGDREQALASRDNVVLSESFARKVFGTFNPMGQVIRFPDEEKSYVVSGVVRDIDRSVIPNMDIIMRAERLCDINSANDERMSNSGAVTTFILARPGADLTAKIPDMLDYFKEIYWIYKGNVYQHVTLTPLRDVYFLSQNNDGGFNYGSWPFVMILFGVGAVILLFAVMNYINLTVAQTGFRAKEMAARRLLGASRGEIILKLILESTFLCVVAFVIALFLAAAVEPGASRLLGSKIGVWQDMTPAVVACYAAFIVVLGVVAGFIPAMMVSRYKPVDIVRGSFRHRTKMFYSKVLITIQNVITIVLIATSLTIGLQIRHLISAPMGYNTADILDISTEIFLGKKQIAQFREELLREPCVEAVALGCGTPHDRGNNNTMQYGPDRMIGFQIFIGDSTYFRILGLERLRDNHLARMNDDNMVFINQHALRELGIAEDAEEFKVGMDYSYPYQIAGIYRDFQIGSALDKPQSAMLWQTDDIADMYPWNILVKIRGDKTVAYNTVKSVFERISDGAVFTGAEYIEQEIEADYADQRRILHIVGIFTLVAILISALGLVAMSTYYIQQKEQEVAVRKVFGSTRGEVLTRLVGNFMRLVGAAFVIAVPVAWYLLERWLQDYSVRISLSPLIFLASGAFAAVVAFVAVFWQSSRAADSNPIDSIKN